The genomic stretch GATGGTGTGTACATTGTTCGGTTAAGTACCGAGAAGGAAGTTTTAACAGGGAGATTTGTTAAATGGTAGCGACAACTTATACCCCAAACTGATTACAGAAATTGATAAACCCAATAGCAGAAAGCATGTAGCAAGATTGCGTGTGGACGGTCTACTTTTGTTGCAATATTATAAAGAGAAGCAGCTTATTAAGTATCCGCTAAGCAACGTAAAATTTTTTATAAATCAATTTTTTTAATCTTAACTATTGTATCAGGAAGAAACGTTTCTTTAATTATCCAAACGATGTTGAAGTCAATTCCAAAATAATCATGAATTATTCTATTCCGAAATCCCCGGATTTTATGCCCGTTTATATTCGGGTGCGCTTCTTTAAATTCATCCGGTAGCCGATTTGCCGCTTCTCCGATGATTTCAAAATTCCTACTGACAGCATCAACCGTTTTGGAGTCATTCACAAACTCTTCAAAAGAAATTCCATCAGTATATTTTATAATTTTCTGTCCACTTTCAAGAATATCTTGAACTAACAATTTAGGCGACCTCTTAGACATAAATTATTTCTCGTTCAATTTCTTCAAAATACTTTGCTTTGATTCCGTTTTTAGACACTAAATCAACTTTCCTTTTGATTTGGTCTTCAAGATA from Bacteroidota bacterium encodes the following:
- a CDS encoding DUF86 domain-containing protein, translating into MSKRSPKLLVQDILESGQKIIKYTDGISFEEFVNDSKTVDAVSRNFEIIGEAANRLPDEFKEAHPNINGHKIRGFRNRIIHDYFGIDFNIVWIIKETFLPDTIVKIKKIDL